One Pseudomonas rhizophila DNA window includes the following coding sequences:
- a CDS encoding DUF4406 domain-containing protein gives MKRIYLSGPMTNMLDLNFPLFHTLTAALRNAGHTVINPAELNPDPGTWSECMRRDIKALMDCDTVATLPGWQDSRGASLEVHIGKALGMRVVNAHDLVKTTSESAAPVHPKGFQGS, from the coding sequence ATGAAGCGCATCTACCTCAGCGGTCCCATGACCAACATGCTGGACCTGAACTTTCCACTGTTCCACACCTTGACGGCCGCCCTGCGCAACGCCGGGCACACCGTCATCAACCCCGCCGAACTCAACCCAGACCCGGGCACCTGGAGCGAATGCATGCGCCGCGACATCAAAGCGCTGATGGATTGCGACACCGTGGCCACCCTGCCCGGCTGGCAGGATTCCCGCGGCGCCAGCCTTGAGGTGCACATCGGCAAGGCGCTCGGGATGCGGGTTGTGAATGCCCATGATTTGGTAAAAACCACTAGTGAATCGGCGGCGCCGGTTCATCCAAAAGGCTTTCAGGGGAGTTAA
- a CDS encoding DUF4224 domain-containing protein → MSIQFLSHEEVCELTGARTKAGQIQNLKKNGVRHTIKVNGWPSVTAMAVTAVGIFEAEKPVWTPRKAG, encoded by the coding sequence ATGAGCATCCAGTTTCTATCCCACGAGGAGGTTTGCGAGCTGACCGGCGCGCGAACCAAGGCAGGGCAGATCCAAAATCTGAAAAAGAACGGCGTTCGGCACACGATCAAAGTGAACGGGTGGCCGAGTGTTACGGCCATGGCCGTGACCGCAGTCGGCATTTTTGAAGCAGAAAAACCAGTGTGGACACCACGTAAGGCTGGCTGA
- a CDS encoding tyrosine-type recombinase/integrase, giving the protein MGRRPSKPGSIARLRERKKRSGRVYYYYDTGGKDRKEIPLGSDYGLAIMEYAKLERDRTATDLVSKVITFRYVAEKYMVDVVPTKGKLTQLDNKRELKNLIAFFDDPPASLETIEPLHVRQYLTWRKAAPVRANREKALLSAIWNFARDKGYTALANPCAGIKGNKETGRNTYVEDELFKRVYEKADVGLQDAMDLAYLTSQRVTDTRLMDERDLRGGQLWVLQGKTKAKLRIEVTGELKVLIDRIMSRKSEHKVRSTRLIVTEDGKPMTVAMLRRRFDLAREAAGVPKAEFQMRDLRAKAGTDKAESSGDILQARDQLGHTTVVMTEQYIRNRKGKKVMPTK; this is encoded by the coding sequence ATGGGACGACGACCAAGCAAACCCGGCTCTATAGCCCGGCTGCGTGAGCGCAAGAAGCGCAGCGGCCGGGTGTATTACTACTACGACACAGGAGGAAAAGATCGCAAAGAAATTCCGCTGGGCAGTGACTACGGGCTGGCAATCATGGAGTACGCCAAGCTTGAGCGCGATCGCACTGCGACTGACCTCGTGTCCAAGGTGATCACCTTCCGCTACGTCGCCGAGAAATACATGGTCGACGTAGTTCCGACGAAAGGGAAGCTCACGCAGCTCGACAATAAACGGGAGCTGAAAAACCTGATCGCGTTTTTCGACGATCCGCCGGCGTCTCTGGAAACTATCGAACCCCTTCACGTCAGACAATACCTAACCTGGCGCAAGGCCGCACCGGTAAGGGCAAACCGTGAGAAGGCTTTGCTCAGCGCGATATGGAACTTCGCCAGGGATAAAGGCTACACAGCCCTGGCCAACCCGTGCGCAGGCATCAAGGGCAACAAGGAAACCGGCCGGAACACTTACGTCGAGGATGAGCTGTTCAAGCGCGTCTACGAGAAAGCCGACGTCGGCTTGCAGGATGCGATGGACCTTGCCTACCTAACGAGCCAACGGGTGACCGACACCAGATTGATGGACGAGCGAGACCTTCGCGGCGGACAGCTGTGGGTGCTGCAGGGCAAGACGAAAGCGAAGCTCCGGATTGAGGTAACGGGCGAGCTGAAGGTTTTGATTGATCGAATCATGTCCAGGAAGTCAGAACACAAGGTCCGCTCGACGCGGCTGATCGTTACAGAGGATGGCAAACCGATGACGGTGGCAATGTTGCGCAGGAGGTTTGACTTGGCCAGGGAAGCGGCCGGAGTGCCTAAGGCTGAGTTTCAGATGCGCGACTTGCGCGCCAAGGCAGGTACAGATAAAGCAGAGTCCAGCGGTGATATCTTGCAAGCCAGAGATCAACTTGGGCATACGACCGTGGTGATGACCGAGCAATACATCAGGAATCGCAAGGGCAAAAAAGTAATGCCTACCAAGTGA
- a CDS encoding TSUP family transporter: MPFELSVDLTTLAILIVVAFIAGFIDAIAGGGGLLTTPALLTAGLPPHLVLGTNKLSSTFGSATASFTFYKRKLFHPRQWTHALVGTLVGALAGAIVAHYLPAEWLNKMLPVIVFACGLYLLFGGTPKAPLDSDAPIKKTWQAPQGFSLGFYDGVAGPGTGAFWTVSSLLLYPIDLVKASGVARSMNFVSNIAALSVFIFSGQVDWIIGLSMGLSVMVGAFFGARTAISGGAKFIRPVFITVVLGLTVRLAWQHWFSVA, encoded by the coding sequence ATGCCTTTCGAACTCAGCGTTGACCTTACCACCCTCGCTATCCTGATCGTCGTCGCCTTCATTGCCGGTTTCATCGATGCCATTGCCGGCGGAGGTGGCCTGTTGACCACCCCGGCCCTGCTGACCGCCGGCTTGCCTCCCCATCTGGTCCTGGGCACCAACAAACTCAGCTCGACCTTTGGTTCGGCCACGGCCAGTTTCACGTTCTACAAGCGCAAGCTGTTCCATCCAAGGCAATGGACCCATGCCCTCGTCGGCACGCTGGTCGGTGCCTTGGCCGGCGCCATCGTCGCCCATTACCTGCCCGCCGAGTGGCTGAACAAGATGCTGCCGGTGATCGTCTTCGCCTGTGGCCTGTACCTGTTGTTCGGTGGCACGCCCAAGGCGCCGCTGGACAGCGATGCGCCGATCAAGAAGACCTGGCAAGCGCCCCAGGGGTTCAGCCTGGGCTTCTACGACGGCGTGGCCGGTCCTGGGACGGGTGCATTCTGGACTGTCAGCAGCCTGCTGCTCTATCCCATCGATCTGGTCAAGGCCAGTGGTGTGGCCCGCAGCATGAATTTCGTCAGCAACATCGCGGCGCTGTCGGTGTTCATTTTTTCGGGGCAAGTGGATTGGATCATCGGCCTGAGCATGGGGCTGTCAGTGATGGTAGGGGCATTCTTCGGCGCGCGCACCGCCATCAGCGGCGGCGCGAAATTCATCCGACCTGTATTTATCACCGTGGTACTGGGCTTGACCGTGCGTCTAGCCTGGCAGCACTGGTTCAGCGTGGCCTAA
- the nudC gene encoding NAD(+) diphosphatase codes for MISRWTTAVLDTDLPGGWAVARSPEGFLFDDNGALFPRDWLKRQDLSILAEHGIGHLDGEPVYLLELHSSQDIPGCSWKGLRAFMLEDDHTLYKVLGYAAQIGTWARECRFCGSCGKRMGQIARERAMYCDACDLRHYPRISPSMIVLITRGDEVLLARSPRFVTGVYSTLAGFAEPGESAEDCLVREVREEVSIEVKNIQYVGSQCWPFPHSMMLGFHAEYAGGDIVRQEDEIEDAQWFNVHNLPPLPASRSIARYLIDLYVARRLGHAEPVLPG; via the coding sequence ATGATTTCACGCTGGACCACCGCAGTACTCGATACCGATCTCCCGGGGGGCTGGGCCGTGGCCCGCAGCCCGGAAGGCTTTCTGTTCGATGACAACGGCGCGCTGTTTCCCCGCGACTGGCTCAAGCGCCAGGACCTGTCGATCCTCGCCGAGCATGGCATTGGCCACCTGGATGGCGAGCCGGTCTATCTGCTGGAGCTGCACAGCTCACAGGACATCCCCGGCTGCAGCTGGAAGGGGCTGCGGGCCTTCATGCTCGAGGATGACCACACGCTGTACAAGGTCCTGGGCTATGCCGCGCAGATCGGCACCTGGGCTCGGGAGTGCCGTTTCTGTGGCAGCTGTGGCAAACGCATGGGCCAGATTGCCCGGGAACGGGCGATGTATTGCGATGCCTGTGATTTGCGGCATTACCCGCGAATCTCACCAAGCATGATCGTGCTGATCACCCGTGGCGATGAAGTCCTGCTGGCCCGTTCGCCTCGCTTCGTCACGGGGGTCTACAGCACGCTGGCCGGGTTCGCCGAGCCAGGTGAGTCCGCCGAGGATTGCCTGGTTCGTGAGGTGCGCGAAGAAGTCAGCATCGAGGTGAAGAACATTCAGTATGTCGGCAGTCAATGCTGGCCGTTTCCCCATTCGATGATGCTCGGCTTCCATGCCGAATATGCCGGTGGCGACATCGTCAGGCAGGAAGATGAAATCGAAGATGCCCAGTGGTTCAACGTGCACAACCTGCCGCCGCTGCCGGCCTCGCGTTCCATCGCCCGCTACCTGATCGACCTCTATGTGGCGCGGCGCTTAGGCCACGCTGAACCAGTGCTGCCAGGCTAG
- a CDS encoding crotonase/enoyl-CoA hydratase family protein has translation MLQYQAFTVELADNIAHVQINRPDKINAMNAAFWSEIVEIFQWIDDTDEARVVVLSGAGKHFSSGIDLMMLAAVANELGKDVGRNARLLRRKILQLQASFNAVDNCRKPVLAAIQGYCLGGAIDLISACDMRYAAEDAQFSIKEIDIGMAADVGTLQRLPRIIGDGMLRELAYTGRTFGADEARSIGLVNRVYSDTASLLDGVMGIAREIAAKSPIAVTGTKEMISYMRDHRIDDGLEYVATWNAAMLQSTDLRVAMAAHMSKQKPEFQD, from the coding sequence ATGTTGCAATACCAAGCGTTCACCGTCGAACTTGCAGACAATATCGCCCATGTGCAGATCAATCGACCGGACAAGATCAATGCAATGAACGCCGCGTTCTGGAGCGAGATCGTCGAAATCTTCCAATGGATCGACGACACCGACGAAGCGCGCGTGGTGGTATTGAGCGGGGCCGGCAAACACTTCTCCTCGGGCATCGACCTGATGATGCTGGCCGCCGTCGCCAATGAGCTGGGCAAGGACGTGGGCCGCAACGCACGCCTGTTGCGCCGCAAGATCCTGCAACTGCAAGCCTCGTTCAACGCCGTGGACAACTGTCGCAAACCGGTGCTTGCCGCTATCCAGGGTTATTGCCTGGGCGGCGCCATCGACCTGATTTCAGCCTGCGACATGCGTTATGCCGCCGAAGATGCACAGTTCTCCATCAAGGAAATCGATATCGGCATGGCGGCCGATGTTGGCACATTGCAACGCTTGCCCCGGATCATCGGGGACGGCATGCTGCGTGAACTCGCTTATACGGGGCGCACCTTTGGTGCCGACGAAGCGCGCAGCATCGGCCTGGTCAATCGTGTCTACAGTGATACCGCCAGCCTGCTTGACGGTGTCATGGGCATCGCTCGGGAAATCGCCGCCAAGTCGCCGATCGCCGTGACCGGTACCAAGGAAATGATCAGCTACATGCGCGACCACCGCATCGACGACGGGCTGGAATACGTCGCCACCTGGAACGCCGCCATGCTGCAATCGACCGACCTGCGCGTGGCCATGGCCGCCCATATGAGCAAACAGAAACCTGAATTTCAGGATTGA
- a CDS encoding efflux transporter outer membrane subunit: MTDRSLFNLVAPLATARGSRLLSLTLCVAMLSACAIGPDYQRPVAAAPVQYKEAEGWRQANPSDALARGAWWELYGDARLNGLVEKLNTSNQTVAQAEAQYRQAQALVRSARGAFFPSVDLTVGKNRSSQGTGSSNSSLSSSASGIRDTYSAQAGVSWEADVWGKLRRTLQANEASAEASFADLAAMRLSQQSELVQNYLQLRVIDEQKRLLQTTVDNYQRSLKMTENQYRAGVSGRDAVAQAQTQLKTTQAELIDLIWQRAQFENAIAVLIGLPPAEFSLAETQDIPTLPQIPVALPSQLLERRPDIASAERSVMAANANIGVAKAAYYPDLTLSLSGGYSSSTYDNWVSVPNRFWSVGPQLAMTLFDGGQRSAEVDRTVAAYDQTVATYRQTVLDGFREVENYMIQLKVLEDEARVRQEALDAARESLRLTQNQYRAGLIAYLDVVTVQATALSNERSVLTLQQSRLIASVQLIAALGGGWDGQMQVSE, from the coding sequence ATGACCGACCGTTCGCTTTTCAATCTTGTCGCACCGCTGGCGACCGCCCGTGGCTCGCGGCTGCTGAGCCTGACGCTGTGCGTGGCGATGCTCAGCGCCTGCGCCATCGGCCCGGATTACCAGCGCCCGGTGGCCGCGGCGCCCGTGCAGTACAAGGAGGCTGAGGGTTGGCGCCAGGCCAATCCTAGCGACGCCTTGGCTCGGGGTGCCTGGTGGGAGTTGTACGGCGATGCCCGGCTCAATGGCCTGGTGGAGAAACTCAACACCTCCAACCAGACCGTGGCCCAGGCCGAAGCCCAGTACCGTCAGGCCCAGGCCTTGGTTCGCAGTGCCCGGGGCGCGTTCTTCCCCTCCGTTGACCTGACCGTCGGCAAGAACCGCTCCAGCCAGGGCACCGGCAGCAGTAATTCGAGCCTGAGCAGTTCGGCCAGTGGCATCCGCGACACCTACAGCGCCCAGGCCGGTGTCAGTTGGGAGGCGGACGTCTGGGGCAAGTTGCGTCGCACTCTGCAAGCCAATGAAGCCAGCGCCGAAGCCAGCTTCGCCGATCTGGCCGCCATGCGCCTGAGCCAGCAATCGGAACTGGTGCAAAACTACCTGCAATTGCGGGTGATCGATGAGCAGAAGCGCCTGTTGCAGACCACCGTGGACAACTATCAGCGTTCGCTGAAGATGACCGAAAACCAATACCGCGCTGGCGTATCCGGCAGGGATGCGGTGGCCCAGGCGCAGACTCAGCTCAAGACTACCCAGGCCGAGTTGATCGACCTGATCTGGCAACGCGCTCAATTTGAAAACGCCATCGCCGTGCTGATCGGCCTGCCGCCGGCCGAATTCAGCCTGGCAGAAACCCAGGACATCCCGACCCTTCCGCAAATCCCCGTGGCGCTGCCCTCGCAGTTGCTTGAGCGCCGGCCGGACATTGCCTCGGCGGAGCGTTCGGTGATGGCCGCCAACGCCAACATCGGCGTGGCCAAGGCCGCCTATTACCCGGACCTGACCCTGAGCTTGAGCGGCGGTTACAGCAGCAGTACCTACGACAACTGGGTGAGTGTGCCGAATCGCTTCTGGTCGGTGGGACCGCAGCTGGCGATGACGCTGTTCGATGGCGGCCAGCGTTCGGCGGAAGTCGACCGCACCGTTGCGGCCTACGACCAGACGGTCGCCACCTATCGCCAGACGGTGCTCGACGGTTTTCGCGAAGTGGAAAATTACATGATCCAGCTCAAAGTCCTGGAAGACGAAGCCCGCGTGCGCCAGGAGGCCCTGGATGCCGCCCGCGAATCCTTGCGCCTGACCCAAAACCAGTACAGGGCAGGGCTGATCGCCTACCTGGATGTCGTCACGGTCCAGGCCACCGCGCTGAGTAATGAACGCAGTGTGCTGACCTTGCAGCAGAGCCGGTTGATCGCGAGTGTGCAACTGATCGCCGCGTTGGGTGGTGGGTGGGATGGGCAGATGCAGGTGAGTGAATAA
- a CDS encoding efflux RND transporter permease subunit, with translation MNLSGPFIRRPVATMLLSFAIMLLGGVSFGLLPVAPLPQMDFPVIVVQANLPGASPEVMASTVATPLERSFGAIAGVNTMSSRSSQGSTRVILQFDLDRDINGAAREVQAAINASRNLLPSGMRSMPTYKKVNPSQAPIMVLSLTSDVLEKGQLYDLASTILSQSLSQVSGVGEVQIGGSSLPAVRIELEPQLLNQYGVALDDVRSAIADSNVRRPKGSVEDAQRMWQIQANDQLEKAKDYETLIIRYQDGSVLRLKDVAKVTDGVEDRYNSGFFNDDAAVLLVINRQAGANIIETVNEIKNQLPALQAVLPASVKLNLAMDRSPVIKATLHEAEMTLLIAVALVVLVVFLFLGNFRASLIPTLAVPVSLVGTFAVMYLYGFSLNNLSLMALILATGLVVDDAIVVLENISRHIDEGVPPMKAAYLGAEEVGFTLLSMNVSLVAVFLSILFMGGIIESLFREFSITLAAAIVVSLVVSLTLTPMLCARWLKPHVPGQENRLQRWSRRLNERMVRGYARSLDWVLRHRRLTLLSLLVTIGVNIALYVVVPKTFMPQQDTGQLIGFVRGDDGLSFNVMQPKMEIFRRAVLKDEAVESVAGFIGGNNGTNNAFMLVRLKPINERGISAQKVIERLRKEMPLVPGGRLMLMADQDLQFGGGREQTTSQYSYILQSGDLASLRQWYPKVAAAFRALPELTAIDARDGGGAQQITLVVDRDQAKRLGIDMDMVTSVLNNAYSQRQISTIYDSLNQYQVVMEVNPKYAQDPSTLEQVQVITADGARVPLSTIAHYESSLEDDRVSHEGQFASEDISFDLAEGVTVEQGTAAIERAIARLGMPEDIIAKMAGTADAFAATQKSQPFMILGALLAVYLVLGVLYESYIHPLTILSTLPSAGVGALLSIYLLGGEFSLISLLGLFLLIGVVKKNAILMIDLALQLERGGQSPQDSIRNACLLRLRPILMTTLAAILGALPLLLGGAEGSEMRQPLGLTIIGGLVFSQILTLYTTPVVYLYLDKLRHRFNRWRGVRTDAALETPL, from the coding sequence ATGAACCTCTCCGGCCCTTTCATCCGCCGCCCCGTAGCGACCATGCTGCTGAGCTTTGCAATCATGCTGCTCGGTGGCGTGAGCTTTGGCTTGCTGCCGGTTGCACCGTTGCCGCAGATGGATTTTCCGGTGATCGTGGTCCAGGCCAACTTGCCGGGGGCCAGCCCCGAGGTGATGGCGTCGACGGTAGCAACGCCGCTTGAGCGTTCCTTTGGCGCCATCGCCGGGGTCAACACCATGAGCAGCCGGTCCAGCCAGGGCTCTACCCGGGTGATCCTGCAATTTGACCTGGACCGCGACATCAACGGCGCGGCGCGGGAAGTGCAGGCGGCCATCAATGCCTCGCGCAACCTGTTGCCCAGCGGCATGCGCAGCATGCCCACGTACAAGAAGGTCAACCCGTCCCAGGCGCCGATCATGGTGCTGTCGCTGACCTCGGATGTGCTGGAGAAGGGCCAGCTCTACGATTTGGCTTCAACCATCCTTTCCCAGAGCCTGTCCCAAGTGTCGGGCGTGGGCGAGGTACAGATTGGTGGCAGTTCCTTGCCGGCGGTGCGCATCGAACTGGAGCCGCAACTGCTCAACCAGTACGGCGTAGCCCTGGATGATGTGCGCAGCGCCATTGCCGACAGCAACGTTCGCCGGCCCAAGGGTTCGGTCGAGGACGCACAGCGCATGTGGCAAATCCAGGCCAACGATCAGTTGGAGAAGGCCAAGGACTACGAAACGCTGATCATCCGTTACCAGGACGGCTCGGTGCTGCGGCTCAAGGACGTAGCAAAAGTCACCGACGGCGTCGAAGACCGCTACAACAGCGGTTTCTTCAACGATGACGCAGCCGTGCTGCTGGTGATCAACCGTCAGGCTGGCGCCAACATCATCGAGACGGTCAATGAGATCAAGAACCAGCTGCCGGCGTTGCAGGCCGTGCTGCCGGCCAGCGTCAAGCTGAACCTGGCCATGGACCGCTCACCGGTGATCAAGGCCACGCTGCACGAGGCGGAAATGACCCTGCTGATTGCCGTGGCCCTGGTGGTGTTGGTGGTGTTCCTGTTCCTGGGCAACTTTCGCGCCTCACTGATCCCGACCCTGGCGGTACCGGTGTCCCTGGTGGGTACGTTTGCGGTGATGTACCTCTACGGCTTCTCCCTGAACAACCTGTCGTTGATGGCGTTGATCCTCGCCACCGGCCTGGTGGTGGACGACGCCATCGTGGTGCTGGAGAACATTTCCCGGCACATCGACGAAGGCGTCCCGCCGATGAAGGCGGCCTACCTGGGCGCCGAAGAGGTGGGCTTTACGCTGCTGTCGATGAACGTCTCACTGGTGGCGGTGTTTCTCTCGATCCTGTTCATGGGCGGGATTATCGAGAGCCTGTTTCGCGAGTTCTCCATCACCCTGGCGGCGGCCATCGTGGTCTCGCTGGTGGTGTCGCTGACCCTCACGCCGATGCTCTGCGCTCGCTGGCTCAAGCCCCACGTGCCGGGGCAGGAGAATCGCTTGCAGCGCTGGAGCCGGCGCCTCAACGAGCGGATGGTGCGTGGTTACGCGCGCAGCCTGGACTGGGTGCTGCGCCATCGGCGCCTGACCTTGCTGAGCCTGCTGGTGACCATAGGGGTGAACATCGCGCTCTACGTGGTGGTGCCGAAAACCTTCATGCCTCAGCAGGACACCGGCCAGTTGATCGGTTTCGTGCGCGGCGACGACGGACTCTCGTTCAACGTCATGCAGCCGAAGATGGAAATCTTTCGTCGCGCCGTGCTGAAGGATGAAGCCGTAGAAAGCGTGGCGGGGTTCATCGGCGGCAACAACGGCACCAACAATGCCTTCATGCTGGTACGCCTCAAACCGATCAACGAGCGTGGTATCTCCGCGCAGAAAGTCATCGAGCGCTTGCGCAAGGAGATGCCCCTGGTGCCGGGTGGCCGCTTGATGCTGATGGCCGACCAGGATCTGCAGTTTGGTGGTGGACGTGAGCAGACCACCTCGCAGTATTCCTACATCCTGCAGAGCGGTGACCTGGCGTCGCTACGTCAGTGGTACCCCAAAGTCGCGGCGGCCTTCAGGGCCTTGCCGGAGCTGACCGCTATCGACGCTCGCGACGGCGGCGGCGCCCAGCAGATCACGCTGGTGGTGGACCGTGACCAGGCCAAGCGCCTGGGCATCGACATGGATATGGTCACCTCGGTGTTGAACAACGCCTACAGCCAGCGGCAGATATCCACCATCTATGACAGCCTCAACCAGTATCAGGTGGTGATGGAGGTCAACCCCAAGTACGCCCAGGACCCGAGCACCCTCGAGCAGGTCCAGGTCATTACCGCTGACGGCGCGCGGGTGCCCCTGTCGACCATCGCGCATTATGAGAGCAGCCTGGAGGATGATCGGGTCAGCCATGAGGGTCAGTTCGCCTCCGAGGACATATCGTTCGATTTGGCCGAGGGTGTGACGGTGGAGCAGGGCACGGCCGCCATCGAGCGGGCAATTGCCAGGCTCGGGATGCCCGAAGACATCATCGCAAAAATGGCCGGCACCGCCGATGCGTTCGCGGCAACCCAGAAAAGCCAGCCGTTCATGATCCTGGGTGCATTGCTGGCGGTGTACCTGGTGCTGGGTGTGTTGTACGAGAGCTACATTCACCCGCTGACCATCCTGTCCACCTTACCGTCGGCCGGTGTCGGCGCACTGCTGTCGATTTATTTGTTGGGCGGCGAGTTCAGCCTGATCTCGTTGTTGGGGTTGTTCCTGCTGATTGGCGTGGTGAAGAAAAACGCGATCCTGATGATCGACCTGGCGTTGCAACTGGAGCGCGGCGGGCAGTCGCCGCAGGACTCGATCCGCAACGCCTGCCTGCTGCGCTTGCGGCCGATTCTGATGACTACGCTGGCGGCGATCCTCGGTGCCTTGCCGCTATTGCTTGGCGGTGCCGAAGGCTCGGAGATGCGCCAGCCGCTGGGCCTGACCATCATCGGCGGACTGGTGTTCAGCCAGATCCTGACCCTCTATACCACGCCTGTGGTTTACCTTTATCTCGACAAACTGCGCCATCGCTTCAACCGCTGGCGCGGCGTGCGCACTGATGCTGCCCTGGAAACTCCGCTATGA